One Chryseobacterium indoltheticum DNA segment encodes these proteins:
- a CDS encoding M16 family metallopeptidase: MNLFKKITIVTSVAAASFCGYAQAQDFQWKEGKSNGYTYKYVTNDPTSARYYKLKNGLTVILSATNKEPRIQTYIATKAGSKTDPASHTGLAHYLEHMLFKGTDKFGSKDWAKEKPLLDKVDALYEKYNQTKDETKRKEIYKEIDKVSGEAANYAIANEYDKMMSGMGADGTNAFTSFEQTVYVEDIPANAVDKFLAVQFERFRAPVLRLFHTELEAVYEEKNRTLDDDTDKVYDKIFETLFPNNNYGKQTTIGKIEHLKNPSLKAIREYYDNYYVPNNMGVIMSGDFNPDEMIAKIDKAFSYMKSKAVPEYVVGQEKPISSPVIKEVVGPNPESVMMGFRFPGATTKDARLLNLIGNMLTNGQAGLIDLDLVKKQKLFNAYAFPYVLKDYSVLILQGRPTEGQSLDEVKTLLLQEIEKLRKGEFSDDLIQSIVNNEKKSIIQKDEKYSSRASILMDEFTSDIDHKASLEYLEEISKLTKKDIMDFASKYLQNNNYVAVYKKKGEDKSIVKVDKPTITPVSVNREDNSPFLKKIQEMPENTISPVWLNFDKDIEKSKVKSVDVLSVKNTDNELFRLYYYFDSGKWNNKMLPLAAEYLQYLGTKDKSSEAISKEFYKLASSFNVSAGNEDTYVSLEGLNDNFDKTADLFEDLIKNCQADEAALTAYKARLKKARANAKQNKGTIMSGLRSYAQYGSQNPFNNVLTDAELDALKAEDLVNILHDLFNYKHKILHYGPKSAHGVASSLTLIHKVPATLKEMPKSKTFAQIPTDKNKVLFANYDMVQAEIFWVRNADNYNPELSPTISLFNNYFGGGMGSIVFQTIRESKALAYSTYSYFGQPNKKENKNMITAYVGTQADKLNESTTAMNELLTTLPKSEQLFETAKSGLRKTIAAERITQDGIIFSYLSAQKLGLDYDRRKSVYDQSPKISFADINTFHDNEMKGKNYTYCLVASQDKVKDEDLLKLGELKKLSLTEIFGY, translated from the coding sequence GTTGCAGCAGCAAGTTTTTGTGGATATGCACAGGCTCAGGATTTCCAATGGAAAGAAGGGAAATCAAATGGTTATACCTATAAATATGTAACCAATGATCCTACTTCTGCAAGATATTATAAGCTTAAAAACGGATTGACTGTCATTTTAAGTGCGACCAATAAAGAACCTAGAATTCAGACTTACATTGCGACAAAAGCAGGTAGTAAAACCGATCCGGCAAGCCACACTGGTCTTGCACATTATCTGGAACACATGCTTTTTAAAGGTACAGATAAGTTTGGTTCAAAAGATTGGGCAAAAGAAAAACCTCTTTTAGATAAAGTGGATGCTCTTTATGAGAAATACAATCAGACAAAAGACGAGACCAAAAGAAAAGAAATTTACAAAGAAATAGATAAGGTTTCGGGAGAAGCTGCAAACTATGCGATTGCCAATGAATACGATAAAATGATGTCAGGAATGGGCGCAGACGGAACGAATGCATTTACTTCTTTTGAGCAAACTGTTTATGTAGAAGATATTCCGGCTAATGCGGTTGATAAATTTCTCGCTGTACAGTTCGAACGTTTCAGAGCGCCTGTTTTAAGGCTTTTCCATACAGAACTTGAAGCAGTTTACGAAGAGAAAAACAGGACTTTGGATGATGATACAGACAAAGTATACGATAAAATATTTGAAACGTTGTTTCCGAATAACAATTATGGTAAACAAACGACAATCGGAAAAATCGAGCATCTGAAAAATCCTTCTTTAAAAGCAATTAGAGAATATTACGACAATTATTATGTTCCCAACAATATGGGAGTGATAATGTCGGGAGATTTTAATCCGGATGAGATGATTGCGAAAATCGATAAGGCTTTTTCTTACATGAAGTCTAAAGCCGTTCCGGAATACGTTGTAGGACAGGAAAAACCAATTTCTTCACCAGTTATAAAAGAAGTTGTAGGCCCTAATCCTGAAAGTGTAATGATGGGATTCAGATTTCCGGGAGCTACCACCAAAGACGCAAGGCTTTTAAATTTAATCGGAAATATGCTGACCAATGGCCAAGCCGGATTGATTGATCTGGATCTTGTGAAAAAACAAAAACTCTTTAATGCATATGCTTTTCCGTATGTTTTAAAAGATTATTCTGTTTTAATTTTACAAGGAAGACCAACCGAAGGTCAATCATTGGATGAAGTGAAAACTCTTCTTCTTCAGGAAATTGAAAAACTTAGAAAAGGTGAATTTTCTGATGATTTAATTCAGTCTATCGTTAATAATGAGAAGAAAAGTATCATTCAGAAAGATGAAAAATATTCTTCCAGAGCAAGCATCTTAATGGATGAATTTACCTCTGATATTGATCATAAAGCTTCTTTGGAATATTTAGAAGAAATCTCTAAACTTACCAAAAAAGATATTATGGATTTTGCATCTAAATATCTTCAGAATAATAATTATGTCGCAGTTTATAAGAAAAAAGGCGAAGATAAAAGTATTGTAAAAGTAGATAAGCCAACAATAACGCCGGTTTCTGTAAACAGAGAAGATAATTCTCCGTTTCTTAAAAAGATCCAGGAGATGCCGGAAAATACTATTTCGCCGGTTTGGTTAAATTTTGATAAAGATATTGAGAAAAGCAAAGTAAAAAGTGTAGATGTTCTTTCTGTAAAAAATACAGATAATGAGCTTTTCAGATTGTATTATTACTTCGATTCTGGAAAATGGAACAACAAAATGCTTCCTTTAGCTGCAGAATATTTACAATATTTAGGAACAAAAGATAAATCTTCTGAAGCCATAAGCAAAGAATTTTACAAATTAGCTTCAAGCTTTAACGTAAGCGCTGGTAACGAAGATACGTATGTTTCTTTAGAAGGTTTAAATGATAACTTTGATAAAACAGCAGATTTATTTGAAGATTTAATTAAAAACTGTCAGGCAGATGAAGCAGCATTAACCGCTTATAAAGCAAGATTGAAAAAAGCGAGAGCCAACGCAAAACAAAACAAAGGAACAATCATGAGTGGACTAAGAAGTTATGCTCAATATGGTTCTCAAAACCCTTTCAACAATGTTTTAACTGATGCAGAATTAGATGCTTTAAAAGCAGAAGATTTGGTGAATATCCTGCATGATTTATTTAATTATAAACACAAAATTCTTCACTACGGACCAAAATCTGCACACGGAGTTGCATCTTCTTTAACGCTGATTCATAAAGTTCCGGCAACGTTGAAAGAAATGCCGAAATCTAAAACTTTTGCGCAGATTCCTACCGATAAAAATAAAGTTTTGTTTGCCAATTATGACATGGTACAGGCAGAAATTTTCTGGGTAAGGAATGCAGATAATTATAACCCGGAACTTAGTCCGACAATAAGTTTGTTTAATAATTATTTTGGTGGCGGAATGGGATCTATTGTCTTCCAGACGATCAGAGAATCTAAAGCTTTGGCATATTCTACGTATTCATATTTCGGACAGCCAAACAAAAAAGAAAACAAAAATATGATTACTGCTTATGTAGGAACTCAGGCCGATAAATTGAATGAATCTACAACCGCAATGAATGAGCTTTTAACGACTCTTCCAAAATCTGAGCAGCTATTTGAAACCGCAAAAAGCGGATTAAGAAAAACAATCGCTGCAGAAAGAATTACACAAGACGGAATCATTTTTTCTTATTTATCAGCTCAAAAATTAGGTCTTGATTATGACAGAAGAAAAAGTGTCTATGATCAGTCTCCGAAAATCAGTTTTGCAGACATCAATACTTTCCATGATAATGAAATGAAAGGGAAAAATTACACGTATTGTCTTGTTGCTTCGCAAGATAAAGTAAAGGATGAAGATCTACTGAAATTAGGTGAACTTAAAAAATTAAGTCTTACAGAAATATTCGGTTACTAA